ATTCGCAACACCAGCCGCGTCTCGCCCTCGAGACGCTCCGGCGCGAGGTCGCCCGGCCGACCGCGCAATGAGCAACCCAACCCTTCGCCCCCGTTCCGAATCGAATGGCTTGTAGAATGAGACCGCCCCTTGTGCCTGGCGTCACTCCAACCCGGAGTTCCACCATGTTTCGCGTCAGACGTTGGCTTCCGGTGAGCCTCGTGCTCGCCCTGATCGCATTCCTCGGGCTCGCCACGATGGGTTCTGCGGCCCCCACTCCTCCCGATCCGCCCGATCCTCCCGCTCTCGCGCCGCCGGCGCCTGCGGCGCCACCGGCGATCCACATCTGGAGCGCGGACGACCTCGGCGATCTCGGCGACGGTCCGATGGCATTCATGGGCGACGACGAGCTGGCAGGCGCCGGCGCCGAGCTGATGGCCATGGCTTCGGGCTACGGCGGCTGGACGCGTGGCGAAATGGCCAAGACCCTCAAGCTGACCGACGATCAAAAGAGCAAGATCGACGCCCTGACCGACAAGCAGCGTCGCGCCGGCATCCAGGCGCGCGCCGACCTCGAGATCGCGCAGCTC
This Candidatus Sulfotelmatobacter sp. DNA region includes the following protein-coding sequences:
- a CDS encoding Spy/CpxP family protein refolding chaperone, whose translation is MFRVRRWLPVSLVLALIAFLGLATMGSAAPTPPDPPDPPALAPPAPAAPPAIHIWSADDLGDLGDGPMAFMGDDELAGAGAELMAMASGYGGWTRGEMAKTLKLTDDQKSKIDALTDKQRRAGIQARADLEIAQLDMAKLLRADNPDRSAIEAQIDKISNQRAELRKAQVRTMLDVRAVLTPQQRDQLKAEREKMRADMHDRFRGGAGRHREMIRVRNTPLDTQ